In a genomic window of Thalassotalea piscium:
- the asnB gene encoding asparagine synthase B — translation MCSIFGILDIKTGAEALRPKALECSRLLRHRGPDWSGIYNNEHAILVHERLSIVDTEHGAQPLYNKAKTHILAVNGEIYNHKALATNLKVDYEFQTGSDCEVILPLYEEFGVDFVDKLQGMFAFCLYNEIDNSYLIARDHIGIIPLYTGYDEEGNFYVASEMKALMPVCKTVSEFPPGHFLDSRVGTVQKYYQRNWQKYSAIKDNFTNKTKLREALEDSVKSHLMTDVPYGVLLSGGLDSSLISAITQKFAARRIEDNDLAEAWWPKVHSFACGLAGSPDLIAAQKVADSIGTIHHSVVFTAQEGIDALKEVIYHLETYDVTTIRASTPMYLMARKIKAMGIKMVLSGEGADEIFGGYLYFHKAPNAQEFHEELLRKLDKLHMFDCLRANKSMSAWGIEARVPFLDKSFLDVAMRINPADKMCGNGKMEKAILRSSFEGYLPEEILWRQKEQFSDGVGYSWIDGLKAHVESQVTDQQLASAEFKFPLNTPDTKEAYFYRSIFEEHFPLPSAAECVPGGKSVACSTPEALAWDESFRLMADPSGRAVQNVHNDSY, via the coding sequence ATGTGTTCGATTTTTGGAATTTTAGATATAAAAACAGGTGCTGAGGCTTTACGTCCAAAAGCACTAGAATGTTCTCGATTACTACGTCACCGTGGTCCTGATTGGTCAGGCATATACAACAATGAGCATGCAATATTAGTACATGAACGCCTGTCTATTGTTGACACTGAGCATGGTGCACAACCTCTTTATAATAAAGCTAAAACACATATATTAGCCGTAAATGGCGAAATTTATAATCATAAAGCATTAGCCACTAACCTAAAGGTTGACTACGAATTTCAAACGGGCTCTGACTGCGAAGTTATTTTACCGTTATATGAAGAGTTCGGTGTAGACTTTGTAGATAAACTACAAGGTATGTTTGCCTTTTGTTTATACAACGAAATAGACAACAGCTATTTAATTGCACGTGATCACATTGGTATTATTCCGCTTTATACTGGCTACGACGAAGAAGGCAACTTTTACGTTGCGTCAGAAATGAAAGCATTAATGCCTGTATGTAAAACTGTATCTGAGTTTCCTCCTGGTCACTTCTTAGATAGTCGCGTAGGTACAGTTCAAAAGTATTATCAGCGTAACTGGCAAAAATACTCTGCGATCAAAGATAACTTTACTAATAAAACAAAGTTACGTGAAGCATTAGAAGACTCAGTAAAAAGTCATCTTATGACCGATGTTCCTTATGGTGTATTACTTTCAGGCGGTTTAGATTCCTCTTTAATTTCAGCTATTACGCAAAAATTTGCTGCGAGAAGAATTGAAGATAATGATTTAGCAGAAGCATGGTGGCCAAAAGTGCACTCCTTTGCCTGTGGTTTAGCTGGCTCACCTGACTTAATAGCAGCTCAAAAAGTAGCTGATAGCATTGGTACTATTCATCATAGTGTTGTATTTACAGCACAAGAAGGAATTGATGCGCTTAAAGAAGTGATTTATCACCTTGAAACATACGATGTTACCACAATTCGTGCCTCTACCCCTATGTACTTAATGGCTCGTAAAATTAAAGCGATGGGTATAAAAATGGTGCTATCAGGAGAAGGCGCTGACGAAATATTTGGTGGATACTTGTATTTTCATAAAGCACCCAATGCTCAAGAGTTTCACGAAGAGTTACTGCGTAAACTTGATAAGCTACATATGTTTGATTGCTTACGCGCAAACAAATCTATGTCTGCATGGGGTATTGAAGCCCGCGTACCATTTTTAGATAAAAGCTTTTTAGATGTGGCTATGCGTATTAACCCCGCTGATAAAATGTGCGGCAATGGTAAAATGGAAAAAGCAATTTTACGATCTTCTTTTGAAGGCTATTTGCCTGAAGAAATTTTATGGCGTCAAAAGGAGCAATTTTCTGACGGCGTTGGTTATTCGTGGATTGATGGTTTAAAGGCTCATGTTGAAAGTCAAGTGACCGATCAACAACTCGCCAGTGCTGAGTTTAAATTTCCATTAAATACACCAGACACCAAAGAAGCCTATTTTTATCGCAGCATTTTTGAAGAACACTTTCCACTTCCTTCTGCCGCGGAATGTGTACCAGGCGGTAAGTCAGTTGCTTGCAGTACACCTGAAGCTCTTGCATGGGATGAAAGCTTTAGGCTTATGGCTGATCCATCTGGGCGTGCTGTACAAAATGTACATAACGATAGTTACTAA
- a CDS encoding LysM peptidoglycan-binding domain-containing protein, which yields MKYLTFSITAALVLSGCQSTLEQTENKSNIVINQESVASPIDITEALTADGAVDVIHPVDDVEITLTDNETYVTDDLWQRIRDGITFDIPQNKRVISQRNWFSRNQSYLDRVAKRAEPFLHFIVEELKANDIPIEIALLPIVESAFDPFAYSHGRASGMWQFVPETGTRFGMKQNWWYDGRRDVVASTKGAIGYLKYLHKYFDGDWLLALAAYNSGEGRVKRAVKNNARRNMPTDFWSLDLPKETRAYVPKLLALVDLVKRPEEFGVKLYELHNTGVISQVDIGSQIDLAKAAELADISLKELQHLNPGYNRWATDPKGPHYLVLPNSKIDAFNQKLAKLSSKDRLSWQRYQIRRGDSLGEIAKKFNTDIGVIQQVNNIRGTQIREGKHLLIPVASEAADKYILSKSQRLQAKQNKTQQGIKKYHTVKAGDTLWDISRAYKVDYRSLAKWNGMAPRDTLKLGQRLVVWQKNAIATTAATQQPNESSIMRNIIYRVRKGDSFARIADKFNVTIKDIERWNKLSRNKYLQPGQKLKLSVDVTNNI from the coding sequence ATGAAGTATTTAACTTTTTCCATTACCGCTGCGCTTGTTTTATCCGGTTGTCAGTCAACGCTAGAACAAACAGAAAACAAATCTAATATCGTTATTAATCAGGAGAGTGTAGCCTCACCTATTGACATAACTGAAGCATTAACAGCCGATGGTGCTGTTGATGTTATTCACCCTGTAGACGATGTTGAGATTACCCTTACAGACAATGAAACCTACGTAACTGATGATCTTTGGCAACGAATAAGAGACGGTATAACTTTTGATATTCCACAAAACAAGCGCGTTATTTCACAACGCAACTGGTTTAGTCGAAATCAATCTTATTTAGATAGAGTCGCTAAACGTGCCGAGCCTTTTTTACACTTTATCGTTGAAGAGCTTAAAGCTAACGATATTCCAATTGAAATAGCATTACTTCCTATCGTAGAAAGTGCATTTGATCCCTTTGCCTATTCGCATGGTAGAGCCTCTGGTATGTGGCAATTTGTACCTGAAACAGGTACACGTTTTGGTATGAAGCAAAACTGGTGGTACGACGGCCGCCGAGATGTAGTTGCTTCAACAAAGGGAGCTATTGGATACTTAAAGTACTTACATAAATACTTTGATGGCGATTGGTTATTAGCACTAGCTGCATATAACTCAGGGGAAGGAAGAGTAAAACGCGCCGTAAAAAATAATGCACGTCGCAATATGCCAACTGACTTTTGGTCATTAGATTTACCTAAAGAAACTCGCGCGTATGTACCTAAATTATTAGCATTAGTTGATTTAGTTAAACGGCCTGAAGAGTTTGGCGTTAAGTTATACGAATTACACAACACTGGCGTGATCAGTCAAGTTGATATTGGCTCACAAATAGATTTAGCTAAAGCGGCTGAATTAGCCGATATTTCATTAAAGGAATTACAGCATTTAAACCCCGGTTATAATCGCTGGGCGACCGACCCTAAAGGGCCGCATTACCTTGTATTACCTAATTCTAAAATTGACGCTTTTAATCAAAAGCTAGCTAAGCTTAGTTCGAAAGACCGCTTATCGTGGCAGCGCTATCAAATACGCAGAGGCGATAGCTTAGGCGAAATAGCGAAAAAGTTTAATACGGACATTGGTGTTATTCAGCAGGTAAACAATATTCGAGGTACTCAAATACGCGAAGGGAAGCATTTATTGATTCCTGTTGCTTCAGAGGCCGCTGATAAATATATATTATCTAAATCTCAGCGCCTACAAGCAAAACAAAACAAAACCCAACAAGGCATTAAAAAGTACCACACGGTTAAGGCTGGTGACACTTTATGGGATATTAGCCGTGCATATAAGGTTGACTACCGAAGCTTAGCCAAATGGAATGGAATGGCACCACGCGACACATTAAAACTTGGCCAAAGGTTAGTTGTCTGGCAAAAAAATGCTATAGCAACAACTGCTGCAACACAACAGCCTAACGAAAGTTCAATTATGCGCAATATTATTTATCGTGTCCGTAAAGGCGATTCGTTTGCTCGTATAGCAGATAAATTTAACGTTACCATTAAAGATATTGAGCGCTGGAATAAACTTAGCAGAAATAAATATTTACAGCCTGGTCAAAAACTAAAACTGTCTGTAGATGTAACTAATAACATTTAA
- the gloB gene encoding hydroxyacylglutathione hydrolase — MPTNSNELININPIKAFKDNYIWAITTKGNNFLVLVDPGDATVCIDYIEQHNLQLDAILITHHHNDHIGGVDALRDYCNQKTWPLTVYGPAIEAKKASDIKLVENDTVVLKHFNLSFTVIDLPGHTLGHIAFICDDILFCGDTLFSGGCGRVFEGTAKQMYNSLNKLSKLPARTRVYCTHEYTLANLSFALAVEPDNLDLIAYYNQVRVMREQDEITLPSTIGKENLINPFLRCFQQTIMSSATEYGGQAVEAGLETFTVIRKWKDNF, encoded by the coding sequence GTGCCAACTAATTCTAACGAACTTATTAATATAAATCCCATTAAAGCGTTCAAAGATAATTATATTTGGGCTATTACAACTAAAGGAAATAACTTTTTAGTTTTAGTTGATCCTGGTGATGCCACTGTTTGTATAGATTATATCGAACAGCATAATTTACAGCTAGATGCCATATTAATTACGCATCATCATAACGACCATATTGGTGGAGTAGATGCTTTACGCGATTACTGTAATCAAAAAACATGGCCGCTTACTGTTTATGGTCCAGCAATTGAAGCAAAAAAGGCTAGCGATATAAAACTTGTAGAAAACGATACTGTAGTGTTAAAACATTTTAACCTTAGCTTTACTGTTATTGATCTACCAGGGCATACATTAGGTCATATAGCCTTTATTTGCGACGATATTCTGTTTTGTGGAGACACATTATTTTCGGGTGGTTGTGGTAGAGTTTTTGAAGGAACTGCCAAGCAAATGTATAACTCGTTAAATAAGCTAAGCAAATTGCCTGCGAGAACACGTGTTTATTGTACCCATGAATATACACTAGCAAATTTATCTTTTGCTTTAGCAGTTGAACCCGATAACCTTGATTTAATTGCCTACTATAATCAAGTACGAGTAATGCGTGAACAAGATGAAATAACGCTACCAAGTACAATCGGCAAAGAAAATTTAATTAACCCTTTTTTACGATGCTTTCAGCAAACTATTATGAGTAGCGCTACAGAATATGGCGGGCAGGCTGTTGAAGCTGGGCTAGAGACATTTACTGTGATCAGAAAATGGAAAGATAATTTTTAA
- a CDS encoding class I SAM-dependent methyltransferase has product MKPALAFRQPHYPKSWKNLPNGELILDNIDQALAPWWPKFFGYHLLKIGALSGSVDTSLSSIKHQMVLAEAKHKADITADIDDLPLLEHSIDVCVLSHALEFSVDPHHVIREANRVLIPNGYLVITGFNPFSLVGLNKLMPYRREVTPWSERFFSPMRVKDWLHLMGYEILDDQRCLHSTLVGSISQGIVARNWRKFAEHYLPNLGSVYVIVAKKRVLPLTPIKPKWKLRAKLEAVNASTMNSSSQNKKS; this is encoded by the coding sequence ATGAAACCAGCTTTAGCTTTTAGACAACCCCATTATCCTAAATCATGGAAAAATTTACCTAATGGTGAATTGATTCTTGATAATATAGATCAAGCATTAGCGCCTTGGTGGCCTAAGTTTTTTGGTTATCATTTACTTAAAATAGGTGCATTAAGTGGCAGCGTAGACACTTCATTATCATCAATTAAACATCAAATGGTTTTGGCTGAGGCTAAACACAAAGCAGACATTACCGCAGATATTGATGATTTACCCTTGTTAGAACACAGTATTGACGTTTGTGTGTTAAGCCATGCATTAGAGTTTTCAGTTGACCCTCATCATGTTATTCGTGAGGCAAACCGGGTATTAATACCTAATGGTTATTTAGTTATTACCGGTTTTAATCCCTTTAGTTTAGTTGGTTTAAATAAATTAATGCCTTATCGCCGAGAAGTTACACCTTGGAGTGAACGTTTTTTTTCACCGATGCGAGTAAAAGATTGGTTACACCTAATGGGGTATGAAATTTTAGATGATCAACGGTGTTTACATTCAACGCTTGTTGGTAGTATTAGCCAAGGTATAGTAGCGCGTAATTGGCGTAAATTTGCAGAGCATTACTTACCTAACTTAGGCTCAGTATATGTTATTGTTGCTAAAAAAAGGGTATTACCGCTCACACCAATTAAGCCTAAATGGAAGTTAAGAGCTAAGTTAGAAGCTGTTAATGCCTCTACGATGAATTCATCTTCACAAAATAAAAAATCTTAA
- a CDS encoding Nif3-like dinuclear metal center hexameric protein, whose translation MLSTNFEQHLNQLLKPEQIKDFCPNGLQVEGKKEINKVITGVTATQALIEQAIKEKADALVVHHGYFWKNESYVISGMKYKRIKALIENGISLYAYHLPLDIHPVLGNNAQLAKLLSIEVTGPLELENPLSVAIQGKLATETDGESFAQLISTQLNRQCLHIAPPSNKHIKTVAWCTGGGQGYIELAAELGIDAFITGEASEQTTHVATEMDIHFFAAGHHATERYGAKALAEYINENLAIEAKFIDIDNPV comes from the coding sequence ATGTTAAGCACTAACTTTGAGCAACACCTCAATCAATTACTTAAACCTGAACAAATTAAGGACTTTTGCCCAAATGGGTTACAAGTTGAAGGTAAAAAAGAAATAAATAAAGTCATTACCGGTGTTACTGCCACTCAAGCATTAATTGAACAAGCTATTAAAGAAAAAGCAGATGCTCTTGTGGTACACCATGGCTACTTTTGGAAAAATGAGTCGTATGTCATTAGTGGTATGAAATACAAACGTATTAAAGCATTAATTGAAAACGGAATAAGCTTGTATGCTTACCATTTACCACTGGATATTCATCCTGTTTTAGGTAATAACGCACAGCTAGCAAAGCTATTATCAATAGAAGTAACGGGCCCTTTAGAGCTTGAAAATCCGTTAAGTGTTGCTATACAAGGTAAGCTTGCAACGGAAACCGATGGGGAAAGCTTTGCACAGCTTATTTCAACGCAATTAAACCGCCAATGCCTGCATATTGCACCACCCTCGAATAAACATATAAAAACTGTGGCTTGGTGTACTGGCGGAGGGCAAGGTTACATTGAATTAGCCGCTGAGCTTGGTATTGATGCGTTTATAACTGGCGAAGCCTCAGAGCAAACAACACATGTGGCAACAGAGATGGATATTCACTTCTTTGCAGCAGGACATCATGCAACAGAGCGCTATGGTGCAAAAGCATTAGCTGAGTATATCAATGAGAACTTAGCCATAGAAGCTAAGTTTATTGATATTGATAACCCAGTGTAA
- a CDS encoding ElyC/SanA/YdcF family protein, which produces MDLFFLKKVATVMIMPLSIVLLLLLISLILFHRKPKHSFKCMVTGFVILLLASLSPLSDRFMLPIESQYSAFTRSASPVHYIVILGCGHTTDDALPATSQLKACSLQRLVEGIRILGIHPEATLITSGAALGDPVANAEKVKQAAMLLGVNQAKIIVEPFPKDTEEEAELIAPRVRGKNVVLVTNADHMPRALKYFTEQGVNAIPAPASPWVKGFDDDKAWGYYVPNVQSLSRSTNATYEYVGQLVQWLKALF; this is translated from the coding sequence ATGGATTTATTTTTCTTAAAAAAAGTTGCAACTGTAATGATAATGCCGCTTTCTATTGTTTTATTATTACTTTTAATTTCACTTATTTTATTTCATAGAAAGCCTAAACATAGCTTCAAATGTATGGTAACAGGGTTTGTTATTTTGTTATTGGCATCTTTGTCTCCTTTATCTGATCGTTTTATGTTGCCAATAGAGAGCCAATATTCAGCATTTACACGTTCAGCTAGCCCTGTTCACTATATTGTTATTTTAGGTTGCGGTCATACTACCGATGATGCCCTACCCGCCACTTCACAACTTAAAGCTTGCTCGTTACAACGTTTGGTTGAGGGTATACGAATATTAGGCATTCACCCCGAAGCAACACTTATTACATCAGGCGCGGCACTCGGTGACCCTGTAGCAAACGCAGAAAAAGTCAAACAAGCGGCGATGCTATTAGGGGTAAACCAAGCAAAAATTATAGTAGAGCCTTTTCCAAAAGATACAGAAGAAGAAGCAGAGCTAATTGCGCCCCGGGTTAGGGGTAAAAATGTTGTCTTAGTAACCAATGCAGACCATATGCCAAGAGCGCTGAAATACTTTACCGAGCAAGGCGTTAATGCCATTCCAGCACCGGCTAGCCCATGGGTAAAAGGATTTGATGATGATAAAGCCTGGGGCTATTATGTACCTAATGTTCAAAGTTTATCGAGAAGTACCAACGCAACTTATGAGTATGTTGGTCAATTGGTACAGTGGCTAAAAGCATTGTTTTAA
- the lysC gene encoding lysine-sensitive aspartokinase 3 encodes MSKLTVAKFGGTSVGDYPAMLRCANIIKNDTGNRVVVVSASAGVTNLLVRLSQANLSSSEQVSIINQVRDIQYNITQNLVNQAELNQEVDGILVELSEYAKLQSAEVSSKIADTILSFGEQLSSRIFAQVLKTVQVNAQYFDVRSVMQTNSSFGKAVVDTEKLKQNCHQLLVPLLTNQVVVTQGFIGKDYDNNTTTLGRGGSDYSAALLAEALNADNLAIWTDVVGIFTTDPRITDKARAINEISFGEAAEMATFGAKILHPATLIPAMRHNIPVFVGSSKEPNKGGTYIQKTVSSTPTYRSIALRREQTLVTVKSPAMLHASGFLAKVFNVLAKHQLSVDLITTSEISVAMTFDNPTGTTQALLNSTVVQELEKLCEVSVENGLSLIAVIGNKMQQKSGVGSCIFDTISGINVRMICHGASEHNLCFLVNEEQANLAVEQLHKAFFEQNVKPTELATAS; translated from the coding sequence ATGTCAAAATTAACAGTTGCCAAGTTCGGTGGAACCAGTGTTGGTGATTACCCAGCAATGTTGCGGTGCGCAAATATTATAAAAAACGATACGGGTAATCGTGTAGTTGTGGTTTCAGCAAGTGCTGGCGTTACTAATTTATTGGTACGTTTATCACAAGCTAATTTAAGCTCATCAGAACAAGTTAGTATTATTAATCAAGTGCGTGATATTCAATATAACATCACTCAAAACTTAGTTAATCAGGCAGAACTGAATCAAGAAGTTGATGGCATATTAGTAGAACTTTCAGAGTATGCCAAGCTGCAATCAGCGGAAGTTAGTTCGAAAATTGCTGACACTATTTTATCATTTGGGGAGCAGCTAAGCTCACGTATTTTCGCTCAAGTATTGAAAACGGTTCAAGTTAACGCGCAATATTTTGATGTTCGCAGTGTCATGCAAACTAACAGTTCTTTTGGAAAAGCGGTGGTTGATACAGAGAAACTGAAACAAAACTGTCATCAACTACTTGTACCATTACTAACGAATCAGGTTGTTGTTACACAAGGGTTTATTGGCAAAGACTATGATAATAATACAACAACGCTAGGACGAGGTGGGTCTGATTATAGTGCCGCGTTACTAGCTGAAGCATTAAATGCTGATAACTTGGCGATATGGACAGATGTTGTTGGAATATTTACCACAGACCCTAGAATTACCGATAAGGCGAGGGCGATTAACGAAATTAGTTTTGGCGAAGCAGCAGAAATGGCAACATTTGGAGCAAAAATTTTACACCCAGCAACGTTAATTCCTGCGATGCGACATAATATTCCGGTATTTGTTGGTTCCAGTAAAGAGCCCAACAAAGGTGGAACTTATATTCAAAAAACAGTTAGCTCAACTCCAACGTATCGGTCAATAGCGCTTCGACGTGAGCAAACATTAGTGACGGTAAAAAGCCCTGCAATGTTACATGCAAGTGGGTTTTTAGCAAAAGTCTTCAATGTATTGGCTAAGCACCAGCTAAGTGTAGACTTGATTACTACTAGTGAAATTAGTGTAGCCATGACTTTTGATAACCCAACGGGTACAACACAAGCATTGCTAAATTCAACAGTTGTTCAAGAGTTAGAAAAATTATGTGAAGTTTCCGTTGAAAATGGCTTATCCTTGATTGCTGTAATTGGCAATAAAATGCAGCAAAAAAGTGGAGTGGGGAGTTGTATTTTTGATACGATTAGCGGTATTAATGTTCGTATGATTTGTCATGGGGCAAGTGAGCATAATTTATGTTTTTTAGTTAATGAAGAGCAAGCTAACTTAGCGGTTGAGCAACTACATAAAGCATTTTTTGAGCAAAACGTGAAGCCGACGGAATTAGCTACAGCAAGCTAA
- the queC gene encoding 7-cyano-7-deazaguanine synthase QueC has protein sequence MTNKVVVIFSGGMDSFTVLNRALKDGKEVFALSFDYGQRHVKELECASKVCKSLAVSHKVIDISAINQLLAGSSLTDDIEIPEGNYEVDNMKSTVVPNRNMILISLAVAYAVSVKASQVYYGAHSGDHNIYPDCRPEFVEKMNDVCQIANYDAVEIFSPYLTVSKSAILTDGLSMGLDYSNTWTCYNGRDKACGKCGACQERLEAFRDNNAIDPISYE, from the coding sequence ATGACTAACAAAGTTGTTGTTATTTTTTCCGGTGGCATGGATTCATTTACCGTGCTTAATCGCGCATTAAAAGATGGAAAAGAAGTTTTTGCTTTATCCTTTGACTATGGACAACGCCACGTAAAAGAGCTTGAATGCGCCAGCAAGGTCTGTAAATCACTTGCCGTAAGTCATAAAGTTATTGATATTTCGGCAATTAATCAACTGTTAGCGGGTTCTTCACTAACTGATGACATTGAAATCCCTGAGGGTAATTACGAAGTAGATAACATGAAGTCAACTGTAGTGCCAAACCGTAATATGATCTTAATTTCATTAGCAGTTGCATACGCAGTCTCAGTAAAAGCTAGCCAAGTATATTATGGTGCTCACTCTGGTGATCATAATATTTACCCAGACTGCCGACCTGAATTTGTTGAAAAAATGAATGATGTTTGTCAAATTGCTAATTACGATGCAGTTGAAATTTTCAGCCCATATTTAACTGTATCTAAAAGCGCAATTTTAACCGATGGTTTATCAATGGGGTTAGATTATAGTAATACTTGGACCTGTTATAACGGACGAGATAAGGCCTGTGGTAAATGTGGAGCATGCCAAGAACGATTAGAAGCCTTTAGAGACAACAACGCGATTGACCCCATCTCATATGAGTAA
- the queE gene encoding 7-carboxy-7-deazaguanine synthase QueE, whose product MTTTKYKINELFQTIQGEGAFTGQPSIFIRLQGCPVGCSWCDTKHTWEIDPNLIIPSNDMLTKKQESEHWSHLTADEMANIFSQQGYKAKHIVITGGEPCMVDLTPLCDTFERLGYSCQIETSGTFEILTTERCWVTVSPKINMKGGYAILESAMQRANEIKHPVATEQHVDDLKKLLLDHNVKHTPIYLQPISQKQRATELAIQTCIDNNWRLSVQVHKYIGIE is encoded by the coding sequence ATGACAACAACCAAATACAAAATTAATGAATTATTTCAAACTATTCAAGGAGAAGGGGCATTTACCGGTCAGCCTTCTATATTTATTCGGCTACAGGGTTGTCCTGTAGGTTGTTCATGGTGTGATACCAAGCATACATGGGAGATAGATCCCAACCTGATCATTCCATCTAATGATATGTTAACTAAAAAACAAGAATCTGAGCATTGGTCGCATCTAACTGCAGATGAAATGGCCAATATTTTTAGTCAGCAGGGCTATAAAGCTAAGCATATTGTTATTACTGGTGGCGAGCCTTGTATGGTTGATTTAACGCCGTTATGTGACACCTTTGAAAGGCTTGGTTACTCTTGTCAAATAGAAACATCAGGCACTTTTGAGATACTTACCACTGAGCGCTGTTGGGTAACTGTTTCTCCAAAAATAAATATGAAAGGTGGTTATGCTATTTTAGAAAGTGCGATGCAGCGTGCCAATGAAATTAAACACCCTGTTGCAACAGAACAGCACGTTGACGATCTAAAGAAGCTTTTGTTAGATCATAATGTTAAGCACACACCAATTTACTTACAGCCTATTAGTCAAAAACAACGTGCAACTGAGTTAGCGATACAAACCTGCATAGACAATAACTGGCGTTTATCTGTACAAGTACATAAATACATAGGGATAGAATAA